A section of the Serratia liquefaciens ATCC 27592 genome encodes:
- a CDS encoding phage holin, lambda family — MRMPNNPHGWTEFSEMFASWWRGDVPIGGVIMAVVMAVLRMAYSGSGWKETIFEGLMCGALALTTYSALDYFDVPKALTVGIGGFIGFVGVKKLSSFLSGYVGNRFGGGNQDANK, encoded by the coding sequence ATGAGAATGCCAAACAATCCGCATGGCTGGACGGAATTCAGTGAAATGTTTGCGAGCTGGTGGCGCGGTGATGTGCCGATTGGCGGCGTGATTATGGCTGTAGTGATGGCTGTACTGCGGATGGCTTACTCCGGCAGTGGTTGGAAAGAAACCATTTTTGAAGGGCTGATGTGTGGTGCCCTGGCACTAACGACGTATTCCGCACTGGATTATTTCGACGTGCCTAAAGCTCTCACTGTCGGCATCGGTGGTTTTATCGGGTTCGTAGGCGTGAAAAAACTCAGCTCATTCCTGTCTGGGTACGTAGGCAATCGCTTTGGTGGAGGTAATCAGGATGCGAACAAGTAA
- a CDS encoding phage terminase small subunit P27 family has protein sequence MAGRRPKPTHLKVVTGNPGKRKLNDKEPMPAREIPSPPAHLTDWGKTAWGRMTVLLDGMGVLTVADTFALERLCDIYADILQLRNTITDEGRTYTVQTEGGFLIKANPAVSMLADADRRFKSYLVEFGLTPAARSKVNVNGGKKETDPLDEFFGT, from the coding sequence ATGGCAGGACGACGCCCGAAACCGACCCACCTAAAAGTGGTAACCGGCAATCCGGGCAAAAGAAAACTTAATGATAAAGAGCCGATGCCGGCACGCGAAATTCCTAGCCCTCCTGCGCATCTCACCGACTGGGGGAAAACAGCCTGGGGCCGAATGACCGTTCTTCTCGACGGCATGGGCGTTTTGACCGTTGCTGATACTTTTGCGCTTGAGCGCCTCTGCGATATTTATGCCGACATCCTCCAGTTGCGAAACACCATCACCGATGAGGGGCGCACCTATACAGTTCAAACCGAGGGTGGGTTTCTGATTAAGGCTAACCCTGCTGTCTCCATGTTGGCGGATGCAGATCGGCGCTTCAAAAGCTATTTGGTGGAATTCGGTCTGACGCCAGCGGCCAGGTCAAAGGTAAATGTAAATGGTGGAAAAAAAGAAACGGACCCGCTCGACGAATTCTTCGGCACCTGA
- a CDS encoding lysozyme has product MRTSNKGRNFIKGFESLELVAYPDPGTGGKPWTIGWGHTKGVKQGDRITQEQAEQFLSDDLAVFELTVSSAIKRPMTQNQFDAMVSLAFNIGGPAFAGSTLVKKFNAGDVQGAADQFPRWKFGNGKVMPGLVKRRAGEREVFLS; this is encoded by the coding sequence ATGCGAACAAGTAACAAGGGCCGTAACTTTATAAAAGGGTTCGAGTCCCTTGAGCTGGTGGCTTATCCAGACCCCGGCACCGGCGGCAAGCCTTGGACTATTGGCTGGGGCCATACCAAGGGGGTTAAGCAGGGCGACCGCATCACACAAGAGCAGGCAGAGCAATTCCTTTCTGATGACTTGGCCGTGTTTGAGCTGACGGTAAGCAGCGCCATTAAGCGCCCTATGACACAGAACCAGTTCGACGCGATGGTTTCGCTGGCGTTCAACATTGGCGGACCAGCGTTTGCTGGCTCAACTCTGGTGAAGAAATTCAACGCTGGTGATGTTCAGGGGGCTGCTGACCAGTTCCCTCGCTGGAAATTTGGTAATGGCAAGGTAATGCCTGGTCTTGTGAAGCGCCGCGCGGGCGAACGTGAAGTGTTTTTGTCATGA
- a CDS encoding HNH endonuclease signature motif containing protein encodes MSNKKPYGSKWQAERLVFLRANPLCVMCQQMGRIEAATVVDHIEPHRMKEAKTPEEMKKAQHLFWSRKNWQGLCKPHHDSTKQRMEKTGKVIGCTPDGLPLDPASHWSR; translated from the coding sequence ATGAGCAACAAGAAGCCGTATGGCAGCAAGTGGCAGGCTGAACGCTTGGTTTTCTTGCGTGCCAATCCTCTGTGTGTCATGTGTCAGCAGATGGGCCGTATTGAAGCGGCGACTGTGGTCGACCACATAGAGCCGCACCGAATGAAAGAAGCGAAGACGCCAGAGGAAATGAAGAAGGCCCAGCACCTATTCTGGAGCCGCAAGAACTGGCAAGGTCTCTGCAAACCTCACCATGACTCCACAAAGCAGCGTATGGAGAAGACAGGCAAGGTAATAGGGTGCACGCCCGATGGCCTGCCGCTTGACCCAGCGTCGCACTGGAGCCGCTGA